From Mycobacterium lacus, one genomic window encodes:
- the metG gene encoding methionine--tRNA ligase → MKPYYVTTAITYPNAAPHLGHAYEYIATDAIARFKRLDGFDVRFLTGTDEHGLKVAQAAAAEGLPTAELARRNSDVFQRLQENLNISFDRFIRTTDADHYEASKEIWRRMSAAGDIYLDAYSGWYSVRDERFFVESETRLAEDGTRLAIETGAPVTWTEEQTYFFRLSAYTDKLLAHYEANPDFIAPDVRRNEVVSFVSGGLRDLSISRTSFNWGVPVPEHPDHVMYVWVDALTNYLTGAGYPDAGSELFRRYWPPDLHMIGKDIIRFHAVYWPAFLMSAGIELPRRIFAHGFLLNRGEKMSKSVGNVVDPVTLVETFGVDQVRYFLLREVPFGQDGSYSDEGIITRINTDLANELGNLAQRSLSMVAKNLDGVVPEPGEFTEADTALLATADGLLERVRANFDDQAMHLALEAIWLMLGEANRYFSAQQPWVLRKSESAADQARFRTVLYTTCEAVRIAALLMQPVMPESAGKLLDLLGQAEDQRAFAAVGARLTPGTVLPAPAGVFPRYQPD, encoded by the coding sequence ATGAAGCCCTATTACGTCACCACCGCGATCACCTATCCCAACGCCGCCCCGCACCTGGGACACGCGTACGAGTACATCGCCACCGACGCGATCGCCCGGTTCAAGCGGCTCGACGGCTTCGACGTGCGCTTCTTGACCGGCACCGACGAGCACGGCCTCAAGGTCGCCCAGGCCGCCGCCGCTGAAGGCCTACCGACCGCCGAGTTGGCCCGGCGCAACTCAGACGTGTTCCAGCGCCTGCAGGAGAACTTGAACATCTCCTTCGACCGCTTCATTCGCACCACCGACGCCGACCACTACGAGGCGTCCAAGGAGATCTGGCGGCGGATGTCGGCCGCGGGTGACATCTACCTCGACGCCTACTCCGGGTGGTATTCGGTGCGCGACGAGCGGTTCTTCGTCGAATCCGAGACCCGCCTCGCCGAGGACGGAACCCGGCTGGCCATCGAAACCGGCGCGCCGGTGACCTGGACCGAAGAGCAGACATACTTCTTCCGGCTCTCGGCGTATACCGACAAACTGCTGGCCCACTACGAGGCCAACCCGGACTTCATCGCGCCCGATGTGCGGCGCAACGAGGTGGTCAGCTTTGTCTCCGGTGGGCTGCGCGACCTGTCCATCTCGCGCACCTCGTTCAACTGGGGCGTGCCGGTACCCGAGCACCCCGACCACGTCATGTACGTCTGGGTCGACGCGCTGACCAACTACCTGACCGGCGCCGGCTACCCCGACGCCGGCTCCGAGCTGTTCCGCCGCTACTGGCCCCCCGATTTGCACATGATCGGCAAGGACATCATCAGGTTCCATGCCGTGTATTGGCCGGCATTTTTGATGTCGGCCGGAATCGAGCTGCCACGAAGGATTTTCGCGCACGGGTTTCTGCTCAACCGCGGCGAGAAGATGAGCAAGTCGGTGGGCAATGTCGTCGACCCGGTGACGCTGGTCGAGACGTTCGGAGTGGACCAGGTCCGCTACTTCCTGTTGCGCGAGGTCCCGTTCGGCCAGGACGGCAGCTACAGCGACGAGGGCATCATCACCCGGATCAACACCGACCTGGCCAACGAGCTGGGCAACCTCGCCCAGCGGTCGTTGTCGATGGTTGCCAAGAACCTCGACGGGGTGGTGCCCGAACCGGGTGAGTTCACCGAGGCCGACACCGCGCTGCTGGCGACGGCCGACGGCTTGTTGGAGCGGGTGCGCGCCAATTTCGACGACCAGGCGATGCACCTGGCCTTAGAGGCGATCTGGCTGATGCTCGGCGAAGCGAACAGATACTTTTCGGCCCAGCAGCCGTGGGTGCTTCGCAAGAGCGAGTCCGCGGCCGATCAGGCCAGGTTCCGCACCGTCCTGTACACCACCTGCGAGGCGGTGCGCATCGCGGCGCTGCTGATGCAGCCGGTCATGCCGGAGTCAGCGGGCAAGCTGT